One Lentibacillus cibarius DNA window includes the following coding sequences:
- a CDS encoding Rieske (2Fe-2S) protein, which yields MEHTEGANPTLDDTYIYVCSSSELEEDDLMECEVGDETIIVGRGDGKVYAVEGICTHAYAELVDGDLDGTCLTCPLHFACFDIRDGSVLEGPAETPLQVYEAIEADGSVWVRYEGGE from the coding sequence ATGGAACATACAGAAGGGGCAAACCCCACTTTAGACGACACTTATATTTACGTATGTTCAAGTTCCGAACTTGAAGAGGATGACCTCATGGAATGTGAGGTAGGTGATGAAACAATCATTGTCGGCCGGGGCGATGGAAAGGTTTATGCCGTGGAAGGGATATGCACGCATGCGTATGCTGAGTTGGTCGACGGTGATCTGGATGGAACGTGTCTAACGTGTCCATTGCATTTTGCCTGTTTCGATATTCGTGACGGTTCCGTGCTGGAAGGACCGGCGGAAACCCCGCTGCAAGTCTATGAAGCGATCGAGGCTGACGGATCCGTATGGGTTCGCTATGAAGGGGGAGAATAA
- a CDS encoding Rieske (2Fe-2S) protein, with translation MREVVCKKEDIEPGKMRSASLGKIPVVVCRTKDGEFYAYANRCLHQGAPLSEGALCGDTKRTDIHGNYEYIRDGEILRCPWHGLEYDIKNDGCMLAEPEKKLRSFNVTIEDEHVVLYK, from the coding sequence ATGAGAGAAGTTGTATGTAAAAAAGAAGATATTGAGCCGGGCAAGATGAGAAGCGCGTCATTAGGAAAAATTCCGGTTGTTGTTTGCCGCACAAAAGACGGTGAATTTTACGCTTATGCCAATCGGTGCCTGCATCAGGGTGCACCGCTTTCTGAAGGTGCGTTATGCGGCGATACGAAACGGACGGATATTCACGGAAACTATGAATATATTAGAGACGGTGAAATTCTTCGCTGTCCATGGCATGGGCTTGAATATGACATCAAAAATGACGGCTGTATGCTAGCTGAACCTGAAAAAAAATTACGCAGTTTCAACGTGACAATTGAGGATGAACATGTAGTTCTATACAAATGA
- the betB gene encoding betaine-aldehyde dehydrogenase, whose amino-acid sequence MKKMFMNGEWVEACSGETREIINPYNQEVIATVAEGNEKDATLAIAAAREAFDHGEWSHWPARDRGKKVHDIATLIERDREELAELESLDTGKTVEESRVDMDDIAGVFHYFAEMADKDGGEIIASPIANATSRVVHEPVGVCGQITPWNYPLLQASWKLAPALAAGNTLVMKPSEITPLTSVKVFELMEEAGVPAGVVNLVLGSGNSVGAKLSASDDVDLISFTGGIETGKRIMQAASSNVKNLALELGGKNPNIIFADADFDTAVDQAMNAVFFHAGQICSAGTRLIVEESMHDDFVRELVKRVKKIKLGSGFDEATQMGPLISKEHLAKVVDYVENGKKEGATVAVGGEKPDDPELQHGFFYLPTVLTNCTTDMSVVQDEGFGPVITVETFATEEEAIHLANDSIYGLAGGVFTNDIAKAQRCVVKMRMGTVWINDVNLYFPQAPWGGFKQSGIGRELGKTGLEEYQETKHIFRNLKPEPANWF is encoded by the coding sequence ATGAAAAAGATGTTTATGAACGGTGAATGGGTTGAAGCCTGTTCAGGAGAAACAAGAGAAATTATTAATCCTTATAATCAAGAAGTCATTGCAACGGTAGCAGAAGGCAATGAGAAGGATGCGACATTGGCGATTGCAGCCGCTCGAGAGGCCTTTGACCATGGAGAATGGTCACATTGGCCTGCTCGTGACCGCGGCAAAAAGGTTCATGACATTGCGACATTAATTGAACGTGACCGTGAAGAATTAGCCGAGCTTGAATCACTTGATACCGGTAAAACCGTTGAAGAAAGTCGCGTTGATATGGATGATATTGCCGGTGTTTTCCATTACTTTGCGGAAATGGCGGACAAAGACGGCGGCGAAATCATTGCATCGCCTATTGCCAATGCCACAAGCAGGGTCGTTCATGAACCTGTCGGCGTCTGCGGGCAGATTACACCGTGGAACTACCCATTATTGCAGGCTTCATGGAAATTGGCCCCGGCACTGGCAGCAGGTAACACACTTGTCATGAAGCCAAGCGAGATTACGCCGCTTACGTCGGTGAAAGTATTCGAATTAATGGAAGAGGCTGGCGTTCCAGCAGGTGTTGTCAATCTCGTGCTTGGTTCCGGCAATTCCGTCGGTGCCAAGTTATCGGCTAGTGACGATGTGGATTTGATTTCGTTTACAGGTGGCATCGAAACAGGCAAACGGATTATGCAGGCAGCCAGTTCGAATGTAAAAAATTTGGCATTGGAACTGGGCGGTAAAAATCCGAATATTATTTTTGCCGATGCCGACTTTGACACCGCTGTCGACCAGGCGATGAATGCGGTATTTTTCCATGCTGGGCAAATCTGTTCAGCGGGCACGCGCCTCATTGTAGAGGAAAGCATGCATGATGATTTTGTTAGGGAGCTCGTTAAACGCGTGAAGAAAATCAAGCTTGGCAGCGGTTTTGATGAAGCAACGCAAATGGGCCCGCTCATATCTAAAGAACATTTAGCAAAAGTGGTTGATTATGTCGAGAACGGAAAAAAAGAAGGGGCAACGGTTGCTGTCGGTGGCGAAAAGCCCGACGATCCGGAACTGCAGCATGGCTTTTTCTACCTGCCGACCGTATTGACGAATTGCACGACCGACATGAGCGTTGTGCAGGATGAAGGCTTTGGTCCGGTGATTACCGTGGAAACATTCGCGACGGAAGAAGAAGCGATCCACCTTGCTAACGATTCCATTTACGGTCTTGCCGGTGGTGTTTTCACAAACGATATTGCCAAAGCTCAACGTTGTGTGGTCAAGATGCGGATGGGCACAGTTTGGATCAACGACGTGAACTTGTACTTCCCGCAAGCACCATGGGGTGGCTTTAAACAGTCCGGAATCGGTCGTGAACTCGGCAAAACAGGGCTGGAAGAATATCAGGAAACGAAGCATATTTTCCGAAACTTGAAACCGGAGCCAGCTAATTGGTTTTAG
- a CDS encoding NAD(P)/FAD-dependent oxidoreductase, which yields MSDADTTVIVGAGIAGVHAAESLRKEGYQGRIVLLDSDSQMPYDRPPLSKEWITGEMDEANILLRDPETYERLDIDLKLGVEVTAIDPVRKTIDTKDGSSYAWDKLMLATGSKLRTLSIEGDDLQGIFYLRQMADAIAMKQHMQHVKEAVIIGAGFIGAELASSLKQLGIDVTIVERSAYPMENVVGRQVSEYFLDLHRSNGVNVITNDSVTQFNGDAMVEEAVTAGGRRIPCQAVIIGVGVTPNTEVSHPQIHIDGGYTVNEYGETSVPDIYAAGDCTSWPYNGIPVHVEHWDHAVNHAKTVAKNLLQPQSAPYTYTPYFWSDQHGSRFQYFGHAKEWAQTVLRGSIEANAFTYFYLDEQHIVKAAFICNQPKNALPARRMIQQQKAVDPEALADESMALKKVQRMLV from the coding sequence ATGTCTGATGCAGATACAACAGTCATTGTTGGAGCGGGAATCGCGGGCGTTCATGCCGCCGAAAGCTTGCGAAAAGAAGGTTATCAAGGCCGGATTGTGCTGCTAGATAGCGACAGCCAGATGCCTTATGACCGCCCGCCGTTATCGAAGGAATGGATAACCGGGGAAATGGATGAAGCAAATATTTTATTACGAGACCCTGAGACCTATGAACGATTGGACATCGATTTGAAGCTCGGTGTGGAGGTGACAGCCATCGATCCCGTTCGTAAAACCATCGATACCAAAGATGGTTCTTCCTATGCATGGGACAAACTCATGCTTGCGACAGGATCGAAACTGCGCACACTGTCGATTGAGGGCGATGATCTTCAAGGCATTTTTTACTTACGACAAATGGCCGATGCCATCGCGATGAAACAACATATGCAACATGTGAAAGAGGCCGTTATTATCGGGGCTGGTTTTATTGGAGCCGAACTTGCTTCTTCGCTGAAACAGTTAGGAATCGACGTGACCATCGTGGAAAGATCCGCGTACCCGATGGAAAATGTCGTCGGCCGGCAAGTATCGGAGTATTTTCTGGATTTGCACCGCAGTAATGGTGTCAATGTGATTACAAATGATTCTGTCACGCAGTTTAACGGGGACGCCATGGTGGAAGAAGCAGTGACTGCCGGCGGGAGGCGAATTCCGTGCCAAGCGGTCATCATCGGTGTAGGGGTGACACCGAACACGGAAGTTTCGCACCCACAAATACATATTGATGGTGGTTATACTGTCAATGAATATGGCGAAACATCGGTCCCTGATATTTATGCGGCGGGGGACTGTACGTCATGGCCGTATAACGGAATACCTGTTCATGTGGAACATTGGGATCATGCTGTCAATCATGCCAAGACGGTCGCCAAAAACTTACTACAGCCGCAATCGGCCCCCTATACGTATACACCGTACTTTTGGTCGGATCAACACGGCAGCCGTTTCCAATATTTCGGGCATGCAAAGGAATGGGCCCAAACCGTTTTACGCGGATCAATCGAGGCGAATGCGTTCACTTACTTTTACTTAGATGAGCAGCATATCGTCAAGGCCGCGTTTATTTGTAATCAACCGAAAAACGCCTTGCCTGCGAGACGGATGATTCAGCAGCAAAAAGCCGTCGATCCGGAAGCCTTGGCAGATGAAAGTATGGCATTGAAAAAAGTGCAACGCATGTTGGTATGA
- a CDS encoding amidohydrolase family protein — MAQKSIKKGKKQRRIIDTDIHERATYAELVPYLDNPWRRYITDNHWIQEKHMPYTQPTVAGVDRADAVTPDGGAAGTDLAFMQEQLLDAEGHEYGILTGALDPSPSSMHGWYEMGAALATAYNNWQIENWLEKDDRLYGSVHIAAQDPQQAVREIERVGSHPKMVQILLPIDTRSWGDPYYHPIFEAAERHNLSIGMHHNEPPTHFGGWPRYFIEWHTMLPTAHMIEVSNMVFNGVFDKFPGLSLIMIEGGFTHAPHLMKKMDQQYKELRHEIPWVKRMPSRIMQEHVRFTTQPVEEMTEKEFMQYMDQMGSEDMVCFATDYPHWDYDSPLEALPKLGETLEEKIYAENARASYPKLPQMQGSVLT; from the coding sequence ATGGCGCAAAAATCAATTAAAAAAGGAAAGAAACAGCGTCGTATCATCGACACCGATATTCACGAAAGGGCGACTTATGCAGAACTTGTCCCTTATTTAGATAATCCGTGGAGGCGGTATATAACAGATAACCACTGGATACAGGAAAAACACATGCCGTATACACAGCCAACGGTTGCTGGTGTGGATCGGGCAGATGCTGTAACTCCAGATGGTGGGGCTGCCGGAACAGATCTCGCGTTTATGCAAGAACAATTACTCGATGCGGAGGGGCATGAGTATGGCATTTTAACGGGAGCCTTGGATCCATCTCCGTCATCTATGCACGGTTGGTACGAAATGGGTGCTGCTTTAGCGACTGCTTATAACAATTGGCAGATTGAAAATTGGCTTGAAAAGGATGACCGTTTATATGGTTCAGTACATATTGCGGCGCAGGATCCACAGCAAGCGGTTCGTGAGATTGAACGGGTTGGCTCGCATCCGAAAATGGTGCAAATCCTGCTTCCGATTGATACCCGGTCGTGGGGAGACCCCTATTACCATCCGATTTTTGAAGCGGCTGAGCGGCACAATTTATCGATTGGTATGCATCATAATGAGCCACCTACGCATTTTGGAGGCTGGCCGCGTTATTTTATCGAGTGGCATACGATGTTACCAACGGCGCATATGATTGAAGTTTCCAACATGGTGTTTAACGGTGTGTTTGATAAATTCCCTGGTTTGAGCCTTATTATGATCGAGGGCGGATTCACGCACGCCCCGCATTTGATGAAAAAGATGGATCAGCAGTATAAGGAACTTCGTCATGAGATTCCTTGGGTCAAACGGATGCCGAGCCGCATCATGCAGGAGCATGTTCGTTTTACAACACAGCCTGTAGAAGAAATGACCGAGAAAGAATTTATGCAGTATATGGATCAAATGGGGTCAGAAGATATGGTCTGTTTTGCAACGGATTATCCGCATTGGGATTATGATTCACCACTTGAGGCACTTCCTAAACTTGGTGAAACGTTAGAGGAAAAAATCTACGCCGAAAACGCGAGGGCTTCTTACCCTAAATTGCCACAAATGCAAGGGAGTGTTCTAACATGA